A portion of the Streptomyces platensis genome contains these proteins:
- a CDS encoding helix-turn-helix domain-containing protein yields the protein MIRKMGCGWRLRRLMAEQGMFQTSELVPLLAERGVQLSREQVYRLVTQEPQRLSMDTLAALCDILQCTPNDLIEIRVVDRQVPKAACETSPAPPPQVRRSVIRRPEQP from the coding sequence GTGATTCGGAAGATGGGCTGTGGCTGGCGGCTGCGCCGCCTCATGGCCGAGCAGGGCATGTTCCAGACCTCCGAGCTGGTGCCGCTGCTCGCCGAGCGGGGCGTGCAGCTCTCCCGGGAACAGGTCTATCGCCTGGTGACGCAGGAGCCGCAGCGGCTGTCCATGGACACCTTGGCGGCCTTGTGCGACATCCTGCAGTGCACGCCGAACGACCTGATAGAGATCCGGGTCGTCGACCGGCAGGTCCCCAAGGCGGCCTGCGAGACGTCACCGGCCCCGCCGCCGCAGGTGCGGCGATCGGTGATTCGCCGACCCGAGCAGCCGTGA
- a CDS encoding tyrosine-type recombinase/integrase: MTGIQSPGPAILELAENVRPLDPESTVFRAMLEGWARQQRARFLQESGTIAPRLALMRRMADFTGQYPWQWTPAEAEAFIAHLRSGSKPIMVSTARGYEISIQMFCAYISDPRYGWAGECEQRFGLVPQQVFHEWNTVVHVAEYEGDPRRRPLHYDEVQALFDAADSRVEQIRARRVKGALPAMRDAALLKVLYAFGLRRQEAVGLDLVDFRRVPRTARFGQFGAVYVRFGKASRGGSAKRRTVLLVPEMDWVVPVLEQWVGEVRPLLRAGTHPALWVTERGGRLHRRSVNDIFNSVRDLAGLAPELDPHCLRHSYVTHLVEFDYPERFVQEQVGHLHASTTALYTGVSDEYRTRQLRRVLAEHHDDLWGEKP; the protein is encoded by the coding sequence GTGACGGGCATCCAGTCTCCGGGGCCTGCGATCTTGGAACTGGCGGAGAACGTAAGGCCGTTGGATCCGGAATCCACGGTCTTCCGGGCGATGCTGGAGGGCTGGGCCCGGCAGCAACGAGCGCGGTTCTTGCAGGAGAGCGGTACGATCGCGCCTCGGCTGGCCTTGATGAGACGGATGGCGGACTTCACTGGCCAGTACCCGTGGCAGTGGACGCCAGCGGAAGCTGAGGCGTTCATCGCGCATCTGCGGTCCGGCTCCAAGCCGATCATGGTGTCGACGGCGCGTGGGTACGAGATCTCGATCCAGATGTTCTGCGCCTACATCAGCGACCCGCGCTACGGCTGGGCGGGCGAGTGCGAGCAGCGCTTCGGGCTGGTGCCCCAGCAGGTCTTCCACGAGTGGAACACCGTGGTGCACGTGGCGGAGTACGAGGGCGATCCGCGTCGTCGGCCGCTGCACTACGACGAGGTGCAGGCGCTGTTCGACGCAGCCGACAGTCGGGTGGAGCAGATCCGTGCCCGGCGGGTCAAAGGCGCGCTGCCGGCGATGCGGGATGCGGCGCTTTTGAAAGTGCTCTACGCGTTCGGTCTGCGGCGGCAGGAAGCTGTCGGACTGGACCTGGTCGACTTTCGGCGGGTGCCGCGAACCGCGCGGTTCGGCCAGTTCGGGGCAGTCTATGTGCGCTTCGGCAAGGCGTCACGAGGCGGCTCGGCGAAGCGGCGCACGGTGCTGCTTGTGCCGGAGATGGACTGGGTCGTGCCGGTGCTGGAGCAATGGGTCGGCGAGGTGCGTCCTCTGCTGCGGGCCGGCACCCATCCCGCGCTGTGGGTCACCGAGCGAGGTGGGCGCCTGCACCGGCGCTCGGTGAACGACATCTTCAACTCGGTACGGGATCTGGCAGGGCTGGCACCGGAGTTGGACCCGCACTGCCTGCGCCACTCGTATGTGACGCACCTGGTGGAGTTCGACTATCCGGAGCGGTTCGTGCAAGAGCAGGTCGGGCATCTGCATGCCTCCACCACGGCGCTGTACACCGGGGTGTCGGATGAGTACCGCACCCGCCAACTGCGCCGTGTCCTGGCCGAGCACCACGACGACCTGTGGGGTGAGAAGCCGTGA
- a CDS encoding pentapeptide repeat-containing protein — MTSANPEPPSSAPPLWPYCGHDATQEHPFGCYGIRVSGHTACLAHLDETDCGAYLATLAPGADIDHRSTPFTEDLLARLLDALRDPTTEHPRIGPARFDGASFTGPARFDETTFTHFASFDGATFTHAASFDRVTFAGLAAFNQTTFTYSVWFDGATFTGAAAFGRATFTGAAHFRVATFTGAVQFPGATFTRDVTFTAARFEAAQWLGPLVCGGAVKLDHAVFETPVTMMIAARALSLRRTRWAPSAALRLRYAEVDLAGAVMEYPVTVAAEPVPFTGLREVPLSEEVLAGRDVGVRVRNINGVDAAHLALTDVDLSECRFVGAVHLDQLRMDGRITFARPPIGWHRRGLMPLRWSRRRTLAEEHHWRAATVRQPAPGQEPSAHEWQPGPHHPDLSPTSSPETLAALYRQLRKTLEDGKNEPGAADFYYGECEMRRHDRTGTPWAERALLTTYWAVSGYGLRASRALASLAAAMIVTVAVTMLWGLPTQAPKTETTGRQVAAGQTLALTTGTPDPVNPTGPWGERVTTERFEKALSVMINSVIFRSSGQDPDHCRHLHRDDFPPRRTCPPWPRGPGRAQPRQTLTTTQSTERPQTSRSPGTEVIGALAPSRIPRRPRSAQR, encoded by the coding sequence ATGACGTCTGCAAACCCCGAACCCCCATCGAGCGCCCCACCGTTGTGGCCGTACTGCGGCCACGATGCCACTCAGGAACACCCGTTCGGCTGCTACGGCATCCGCGTCTCTGGACACACAGCCTGCCTGGCCCACCTGGACGAGACTGACTGCGGCGCCTACCTCGCTACCCTGGCTCCGGGCGCCGACATCGATCACCGCAGCACCCCGTTCACCGAAGACCTGCTGGCCCGGTTACTTGACGCCCTGCGCGACCCCACCACCGAACATCCCCGTATCGGGCCCGCCCGGTTCGACGGGGCGTCCTTCACGGGCCCCGCCCGGTTTGATGAGACGACCTTCACCCACTTCGCCTCGTTCGACGGGGCAACCTTCACCCATGCCGCTTCGTTCGATCGGGTTACCTTCGCCGGTCTCGCCGCGTTCAATCAGACGACCTTCACCTACTCCGTCTGGTTCGACGGGGCGACCTTCACCGGCGCCGCTGCGTTCGGCCGGGCAACTTTCACCGGCGCCGCCCACTTCCGAGTGGCAACCTTCACCGGCGCCGTCCAGTTCCCTGGAGCGACCTTCACCCGCGATGTCACGTTCACCGCGGCCCGATTCGAGGCCGCCCAGTGGCTGGGCCCGCTGGTGTGCGGTGGCGCGGTGAAACTGGATCATGCCGTGTTCGAAACGCCGGTGACGATGATGATCGCCGCGCGAGCGCTATCGCTGCGGCGGACGCGTTGGGCACCCTCGGCCGCGCTGCGGCTGCGTTACGCCGAGGTGGACCTGGCCGGGGCGGTGATGGAGTACCCGGTCACCGTGGCGGCCGAACCGGTCCCCTTCACCGGCCTGAGGGAGGTCCCCCTGTCCGAAGAGGTGCTGGCGGGCCGGGACGTCGGTGTGCGGGTGAGGAACATAAACGGGGTGGACGCCGCGCACCTGGCTCTGACGGACGTGGACCTGTCCGAGTGCCGCTTCGTCGGCGCGGTGCACCTGGACCAGCTCCGCATGGACGGCCGCATCACCTTCGCCCGCCCCCCGATCGGCTGGCACCGCCGCGGACTGATGCCGCTGCGATGGTCCAGGCGCCGTACTCTGGCCGAGGAGCACCACTGGCGCGCCGCCACCGTGAGACAACCCGCCCCCGGCCAGGAGCCTTCCGCCCACGAGTGGCAACCCGGGCCCCACCACCCGGACCTGTCGCCCACCTCCAGCCCGGAGACCCTCGCCGCGCTCTACCGGCAGTTGCGCAAGACCCTGGAGGACGGCAAGAACGAGCCCGGGGCGGCTGATTTCTACTACGGCGAGTGCGAGATGCGTCGTCACGACCGCACCGGCACCCCCTGGGCCGAACGCGCCCTATTGACCACGTACTGGGCGGTGTCCGGGTACGGGTTGCGTGCCTCCCGCGCCCTGGCCTCGCTGGCTGCGGCGATGATCGTCACCGTGGCGGTCACGATGCTGTGGGGCTTGCCCACCCAGGCCCCGAAGACGGAAACCACCGGCCGCCAAGTCGCCGCCGGACAGACACTCGCCCTGACCACCGGCACCCCCGACCCAGTCAATCCCACCGGCCCTTGGGGAGAGCGCGTCACCACGGAGCGGTTCGAGAAGGCTCTGAGCGTAATGATCAACTCGGTGATCTTTCGCTCCTCCGGCCAGGACCCTGACCACTGCCGGCACCTACACCGAGATGACTTCCCGCCTCGCCGAACCTGTCCTCCTTGGCCTCGCGGCCCTGGCCGTGCGCAGCCGCGTCAAACGCTGACCACCACCCAAAGCACCGAACGACCGCAGACGTCACGGTCACCAGGCACTGAAGTGATCGGTGCGCTCGCGCCGTCCCGGATTCCCCGGCGTCCACGTTCGGCGCAACGATGA
- a CDS encoding 3-deoxy-manno-octulosonate cytidylyltransferase, whose product MAATTTKSKHTSRRHIAVIPCRWGASRFPGKPLAMLGDKPLLWHVHQRCQEATRLDDAIVATDDRRIEETCRKLAIRCVMTGEHATGTDRVAECAQYLDADAYINVQGDEPFIDPAAIDAVAEAVAHLDTTTPAVNAYTRVTDAAAAIDHNVVKVVVSADNNALMFSRQPIPYPRGHYPAYLRQLGLYAFTAEGLEIFRKLSQGPLERAEGVEMLRFIEHSRNVRMLPVVDAGLAVDTPEDLVRAGILLEQAQASSGSPERGGGWP is encoded by the coding sequence GTGGCCGCCACCACAACGAAGTCGAAGCACACCTCGCGCCGTCACATAGCGGTGATCCCATGCCGCTGGGGCGCCTCACGATTCCCAGGAAAGCCCCTGGCCATGCTCGGCGACAAGCCGCTGCTGTGGCATGTCCACCAGCGATGCCAGGAGGCCACGCGGCTCGATGACGCCATCGTCGCGACCGACGACCGTCGCATCGAGGAGACGTGCAGGAAGCTCGCCATTCGCTGCGTGATGACCGGCGAGCACGCCACAGGCACCGACCGTGTCGCCGAATGCGCCCAGTACCTCGACGCCGACGCGTACATCAACGTCCAGGGCGATGAGCCCTTCATCGACCCGGCAGCGATCGACGCCGTCGCGGAAGCAGTGGCTCACCTCGACACAACCACCCCGGCGGTCAACGCTTACACGCGCGTGACTGACGCGGCAGCGGCCATCGACCACAACGTCGTCAAGGTCGTCGTCAGCGCGGACAACAATGCCCTGATGTTCTCCCGCCAGCCGATCCCGTACCCCCGGGGCCACTACCCTGCCTACCTCCGTCAGCTTGGGCTGTACGCGTTCACAGCAGAAGGGCTCGAGATATTCCGGAAACTGAGCCAGGGGCCGCTCGAACGCGCCGAGGGCGTCGAGATGCTGCGTTTCATCGAGCATTCGCGCAACGTGCGGATGTTGCCCGTGGTCGATGCCGGCCTTGCAGTGGACACCCCCGAAGACCTTGTCCGCGCGGGCATCCTTCTGGAACAGGCACAGGCCAGCTCCGGTTCTCCTGAGAGGGGCGGGGGCTGGCCTTAG
- a CDS encoding NUDIX hydrolase has product MPPSRSYIHNTTEAYLGRHPEERERLTPLLDALSRPGDPTSRKTYPGHITCGAIVIDRHDQVLHIHHKILGKDLVPGGHIEPDDAALSSAAQRELQEEAGIPPSAVVPLTGYEGIPLDIDVHDIAANPDKGEPAHQHYDFRFAFRLLGERKIHLQVEEVTDYRWLPFAKVPAPTIADKLALLLSSTSP; this is encoded by the coding sequence ATGCCTCCGTCCCGCAGCTACATCCACAACACCACCGAGGCCTACCTCGGGCGCCACCCCGAGGAACGGGAAAGGCTTACGCCTCTCCTGGATGCCCTCTCGCGCCCGGGGGACCCGACCAGCCGTAAGACCTACCCCGGCCACATCACCTGCGGCGCCATCGTGATTGACCGGCACGACCAGGTGCTGCACATCCACCACAAGATCCTCGGCAAGGACCTCGTGCCGGGTGGCCACATCGAGCCTGACGACGCCGCTCTCTCCAGTGCCGCCCAGCGCGAACTCCAGGAGGAGGCCGGCATCCCGCCCAGCGCCGTGGTGCCGCTGACGGGCTACGAAGGCATCCCGCTCGACATCGACGTACACGACATCGCAGCCAACCCCGATAAAGGCGAACCGGCGCACCAGCACTACGACTTCCGGTTCGCTTTCCGACTTCTCGGCGAGCGGAAGATTCACCTCCAAGTCGAGGAAGTCACGGACTACCGGTGGCTGCCCTTCGCCAAGGTCCCTGCACCGACCATCGCTGACAAGCTCGCTCTCCTGCTCAGCTCCACCAGTCCCTGA
- a CDS encoding adenosylhomocysteinase has protein sequence MESPEKARLDAFFRRITERFPAAGQATSLIITHLLPERPAFLRAMARTTTIAAVLPKPKSVTEEALTEVRRTYAVHTLTRELFADPTNALEYLEETVPGRDIVLLDIGGYYAPSLHTLVDKFSGRILGVVEDTENGHQRYEALGQLPCPVFSVARSPLKDCEDHLVGRSIVFSTDALVRTRGDILTSRDACVIGFGKVGRSIAQTLRAHDLRVVVYDNDPVKRVQAHSQGFRTTASCTEAIREAGLVLCATGNLALRQSDFATLQNGAYVASVTSSEDELELDALDDLYRRTPTGDQLTRYDVTGHYFYVLANGNAVNFLHGAAVGTYIHLVQAEMLAATSALSRGAHDPGLHEMSADDRQAIASVWLDHFAR, from the coding sequence GTGGAGAGCCCAGAAAAGGCCCGGCTGGACGCCTTCTTCCGGCGAATTACCGAACGCTTCCCCGCCGCAGGTCAGGCCACCTCACTGATCATTACGCACCTGCTCCCCGAACGCCCGGCGTTCCTACGCGCGATGGCTCGCACGACCACCATCGCCGCCGTGCTCCCCAAGCCCAAGTCCGTGACCGAGGAGGCTCTGACAGAGGTCCGCCGCACATACGCCGTCCACACCCTTACCCGTGAACTGTTCGCCGATCCGACCAACGCCCTGGAGTACCTCGAAGAAACCGTGCCCGGTCGCGACATCGTCCTCCTCGACATCGGCGGATACTACGCCCCCAGCCTCCACACGCTGGTCGACAAGTTCTCCGGCCGCATCCTGGGAGTCGTCGAGGACACCGAAAACGGCCACCAGCGGTATGAGGCGCTCGGTCAACTGCCCTGCCCCGTGTTCTCGGTGGCTCGCTCCCCGCTGAAGGACTGCGAGGACCACCTTGTCGGGCGATCCATCGTCTTCTCCACGGACGCCCTGGTCCGCACCCGAGGTGACATCCTCACCAGCCGCGACGCCTGCGTCATCGGATTCGGAAAGGTCGGCCGCAGCATCGCCCAGACCTTGCGAGCCCACGACTTGCGCGTCGTCGTCTACGACAACGACCCCGTCAAGCGGGTGCAAGCCCACTCCCAGGGCTTCCGTACCACCGCCTCCTGCACGGAAGCGATCCGCGAGGCCGGCCTCGTGCTGTGCGCCACCGGCAACCTGGCCCTGCGGCAGAGCGATTTTGCAACCCTGCAGAACGGCGCGTACGTCGCCTCGGTCACCTCCTCCGAGGACGAACTCGAACTCGATGCGCTCGACGACCTCTACCGGCGCACCCCGACGGGGGACCAGCTGACTCGCTACGACGTGACCGGCCACTACTTCTACGTGCTCGCCAACGGCAACGCCGTCAACTTCCTGCACGGCGCGGCCGTCGGCACGTACATCCACCTCGTCCAAGCCGAGATGCTCGCCGCCACATCCGCCCTCAGCCGGGGTGCGCACGACCCGGGCCTCCACGAAATGTCCGCAGACGACCGCCAGGCCATCGCCAGCGTCTGGCTCGACCACTTCGCCAGGTGA
- a CDS encoding NAD-dependent epimerase/dehydratase family protein, translated as MSDSPSAATTSSPRRALVTGAAGFIGSHLAHALLQTGTTVIGVDRRDPAREQTAATNMAALHGLPGYMHITADLLTCAIDPLLIDADVIFHLAGIPGVRPSWGPQFSEYVNANILATQRLMDAATRMHVPRLVVASSSSVYGPTNGGPSVEGDHPRPASPYAVTKLAEEQLCLAHASRADCPTSVIALRYFTVYGPRQRPDMFTHRALHAAMTGEPLRLYGDGHQRRDFTYIDDAVAATISAAGAPIDTGIVNVGGGANASLLDVINIANRLAGREIQIYADNVRNGDVLTTRADPRRAQSVLGWQPTVDLPTGMRAQMQALAQPAYRKAA; from the coding sequence GTGTCAGACAGCCCCTCCGCCGCGACCACATCGAGCCCTCGGCGCGCGCTGGTGACCGGCGCGGCCGGCTTCATCGGATCCCACCTCGCCCACGCCCTGCTCCAGACAGGAACCACCGTCATCGGCGTCGACCGTCGCGACCCCGCAAGAGAGCAGACGGCTGCCACCAACATGGCCGCACTGCACGGTCTCCCTGGCTATATGCACATCACCGCGGACCTCCTCACCTGCGCGATCGATCCGCTCCTCATCGACGCAGACGTTATCTTCCACCTGGCCGGCATTCCCGGCGTACGACCCTCATGGGGACCGCAGTTCAGCGAGTACGTCAACGCCAACATCCTCGCCACCCAGCGGCTCATGGACGCCGCCACCCGCATGCACGTCCCCCGGCTCGTCGTAGCCTCCTCCTCCAGCGTCTACGGCCCCACCAACGGCGGCCCCAGCGTCGAAGGTGATCACCCCCGCCCGGCCTCCCCATACGCCGTCACCAAGCTCGCCGAGGAACAGCTCTGCCTCGCCCACGCCTCCCGAGCCGACTGCCCCACCAGCGTCATCGCCCTGCGGTACTTCACGGTCTACGGCCCCCGCCAGCGCCCCGACATGTTCACCCACCGCGCCCTCCACGCCGCCATGACCGGGGAGCCACTGCGTCTGTACGGAGACGGCCACCAGCGCCGCGACTTCACGTACATCGACGATGCCGTCGCAGCCACCATCTCTGCTGCGGGTGCCCCCATCGACACGGGCATCGTCAATGTCGGCGGCGGAGCCAATGCCTCCTTGCTCGACGTGATCAACATCGCCAACCGCCTCGCCGGCCGAGAGATCCAGATCTATGCCGACAACGTCCGCAACGGAGACGTACTGACCACCCGCGCTGACCCTCGCCGCGCCCAGTCTGTACTCGGCTGGCAGCCGACGGTCGACCTGCCCACCGGCATGCGCGCACAGATGCAGGCCCTGGCCCAGCCCGCCTATCGAAAGGCCGCCTAA
- a CDS encoding phosphotransferase → MSTAYDDPRIQLARQTVGAVSIVAGPTLPPHLLQLIDTRGNTYFAKQHRSQARYVQETHAYLTWRRHLQDHAPELVDRQDSTHILLLTAVPGRSGDALVPGSDEEERAHHDAGAVLRALHQATCRRSTGDMGDKLAVRLRSWVARADRADLLSGTERNFLLQIADELAGTCMDSAICHLDYQPRNWRIGDGFWAFDFEHMRRDARLRDFARLEFRHWQAAPQLREAFFTGYGSRPTDTEQRLLVRFGAIEAVTALVRGHEQDDVLLSAHGRTVLSQLS, encoded by the coding sequence GTGAGCACGGCCTACGACGATCCGCGCATCCAACTCGCGCGCCAGACGGTCGGAGCTGTCAGCATCGTCGCCGGCCCGACGCTCCCGCCCCACCTCCTGCAGCTCATCGACACCCGCGGCAACACCTACTTCGCAAAGCAGCACAGAAGCCAGGCGCGATACGTCCAAGAGACGCACGCCTACCTGACGTGGAGACGCCATCTCCAAGACCACGCACCTGAGCTAGTCGACCGCCAGGACTCGACGCACATCCTCCTGCTCACCGCGGTGCCCGGTCGAAGCGGTGACGCACTGGTGCCGGGTTCGGACGAGGAGGAGCGGGCGCACCACGATGCCGGAGCTGTACTTCGAGCTCTTCACCAGGCGACGTGCCGTCGGAGCACCGGCGACATGGGAGACAAGCTGGCAGTCCGTCTCCGAAGCTGGGTTGCCAGGGCCGACCGCGCAGACCTCCTATCGGGCACCGAGCGCAACTTCCTCCTACAGATCGCGGACGAGCTGGCCGGCACCTGCATGGACAGCGCCATCTGCCACCTCGACTACCAACCCAGGAACTGGCGCATCGGAGACGGCTTCTGGGCCTTCGACTTCGAGCACATGCGACGCGACGCCCGCCTCAGGGACTTCGCCCGACTCGAATTCCGCCACTGGCAGGCGGCCCCTCAACTGCGCGAGGCCTTCTTCACCGGATACGGCAGTCGCCCCACGGACACCGAACAACGGCTCCTGGTGCGCTTCGGCGCCATCGAAGCCGTCACCGCGCTCGTCCGCGGCCACGAACAGGACGACGTCCTCCTTAGCGCCCACGGCCGCACCGTCCTGTCCCAACTGAGCTGA
- a CDS encoding histidine phosphatase family protein, giving the protein MITTELVFVRHGEARCNVDGRVGGPATCTGLTHRGYLQVQRAAAQLAAEHRAQPFTALYAGPRLRLQQSGQILGQALGLEPLIEPGLDGPAHGEADGKPWHYVKTAANGGPHAHPDQPWATGSDTWNGYLQRAEAFLCDLIARHDGGRVLFAAHGETILAAHALLLGLGPMTEAGFTVSHASVTRWQHHHNRLGQRRWMLDRHNDTAHLAAAAAGATP; this is encoded by the coding sequence GTGATCACCACAGAACTCGTCTTCGTCCGCCACGGCGAGGCTCGCTGCAACGTCGACGGCCGCGTCGGCGGACCCGCAACCTGCACAGGGCTCACCCACCGCGGGTACCTCCAGGTCCAGAGGGCCGCAGCCCAGCTGGCCGCCGAGCACCGAGCCCAGCCCTTCACCGCGCTCTACGCCGGCCCCCGACTGCGCCTACAGCAGAGCGGACAGATCCTCGGGCAGGCCCTCGGCCTGGAGCCCCTCATTGAACCTGGCCTCGATGGCCCCGCTCACGGAGAGGCCGACGGCAAGCCCTGGCACTACGTCAAGACCGCAGCGAACGGCGGACCGCATGCCCACCCAGACCAACCATGGGCCACGGGATCCGACACCTGGAACGGCTACCTCCAGCGAGCCGAGGCGTTTCTCTGCGACCTCATCGCCCGTCACGACGGGGGCCGAGTCCTGTTCGCCGCCCACGGCGAAACGATCCTCGCAGCACACGCCCTCCTGCTCGGACTCGGGCCGATGACGGAAGCCGGCTTCACCGTCTCCCACGCCTCCGTCACTCGCTGGCAGCACCACCACAACCGGCTCGGCCAGCGCCGCTGGATGCTCGACCGGCACAACGACACCGCCCACCTCGCCGCAGCAGCAGCGGGAGCGACGCCGTGA
- a CDS encoding phosphotransferase, with amino-acid sequence MTPFHFTKHYETPAKAAAAAHHYGWLATHAKPLRQPALIVIGPASLTFEHIDGRHAQKKDLLSLAALLGDAHGAAWTSGLDAAQLDIPHELREGSLLAAFRSCREVALRNRLEKGFLPDTAALHAMLTLLERSADGPAAFYKDSNPRNFLITENGTVFSVDTDDLTLAPFGYDLAKLITTLIMTHGPIDPPDIEAALNSYNHAAARHDAQLGATSRERLGDFLALHAVLTAPYAGRHGYRYGWLHQRQQTQGIS; translated from the coding sequence GTGACGCCCTTCCACTTCACCAAGCACTACGAGACCCCAGCGAAGGCCGCTGCCGCCGCCCACCACTACGGGTGGCTCGCCACCCATGCGAAGCCGCTACGGCAGCCGGCGCTGATTGTGATCGGGCCGGCCAGCCTGACCTTCGAGCACATCGACGGTCGTCATGCGCAGAAGAAGGACCTGCTGTCTCTGGCCGCGCTCCTGGGCGATGCGCATGGTGCTGCCTGGACAAGCGGCCTGGACGCAGCACAGCTGGACATACCTCACGAACTCCGGGAGGGCAGCCTTCTCGCGGCTTTCCGCTCCTGTCGGGAAGTAGCGTTGCGCAACCGGTTGGAGAAGGGCTTTCTGCCCGACACCGCCGCCCTGCACGCGATGCTGACGCTGCTGGAGCGCTCCGCCGATGGGCCTGCCGCCTTCTACAAGGACAGCAACCCGCGGAATTTCCTGATCACCGAGAACGGCACGGTCTTCAGCGTCGACACGGACGACCTCACCCTGGCGCCCTTCGGATACGACCTGGCCAAGCTGATCACGACGCTGATCATGACGCACGGCCCGATCGACCCACCCGACATCGAAGCGGCCCTGAACAGCTACAACCACGCCGCTGCCCGGCACGACGCCCAGCTAGGGGCGACAAGCCGAGAGCGCCTCGGCGACTTCCTCGCACTGCACGCCGTACTGACCGCGCCGTACGCCGGGCGCCACGGCTACCGCTACGGCTGGCTGCATCAGCGCCAACAAACCCAAGGCATCTCGTGA
- a CDS encoding class I SAM-dependent methyltransferase has product MINNPFLDPDRQGELYGNTARLASRSSALMRAKTAGRPVPETIVQLAQAHRAGSDRRPGLVADIGCGRGTSSRVLAQQLKPQRLVGIDASPALVTAARSRVSHHPGTQVAFLQGDFHHLPLSDDSCELAVAAFCLYHSPDPGRAIAEIARSLAPGGLAVLVTKALDSYSDMDALIATAGLDPHAERHESLYATAHGGNLADLAQSALDVVAVEHEEHRFEFSGLDHAAEYLATNPKYDLAPGLYGNPGALAAALHEWHPDKPITTTSVITYVVACSVGGRT; this is encoded by the coding sequence GTGATCAACAACCCGTTTCTCGACCCCGACCGGCAGGGCGAGCTGTACGGCAACACCGCCCGGCTGGCCAGTCGCTCCAGCGCGCTGATGCGGGCCAAGACCGCTGGACGTCCCGTCCCCGAGACCATCGTCCAGCTGGCCCAGGCACACCGAGCCGGGTCCGACCGTCGTCCCGGCCTGGTAGCGGACATCGGATGCGGCCGCGGAACCAGCAGCCGCGTCCTGGCCCAGCAGCTGAAGCCGCAGCGGCTCGTGGGTATCGACGCCTCTCCCGCCCTGGTGACCGCCGCTCGAAGTCGCGTCAGCCACCACCCCGGAACGCAAGTGGCCTTCCTCCAGGGGGACTTCCACCATCTACCCCTGTCCGATGATTCGTGTGAGCTGGCTGTAGCGGCGTTCTGCCTCTACCACTCACCCGACCCCGGGCGAGCCATCGCGGAAATCGCCCGCTCCCTGGCCCCCGGTGGGCTCGCCGTGCTGGTCACCAAGGCGCTCGACAGCTACAGCGACATGGACGCCCTCATCGCCACCGCCGGTCTCGACCCGCACGCCGAGCGGCACGAGAGCCTTTACGCCACCGCGCACGGAGGCAACCTCGCCGACCTGGCGCAGTCAGCCCTGGACGTGGTGGCGGTCGAGCACGAGGAGCACCGCTTCGAGTTCTCCGGTCTTGACCACGCCGCCGAGTACCTCGCCACCAACCCCAAGTACGACCTGGCACCCGGTCTGTACGGCAACCCGGGCGCCCTGGCCGCCGCGCTCCACGAGTGGCACCCGGACAAGCCGATCACCACCACTTCGGTCATCACCTATGTCGTGGCCTGCTCGGTGGGAGGTCGGACGTGA
- a CDS encoding topology modulation protein translates to MKKVAIVGCGGSGKSDLARKLAKILDAPVTHLDAAFYDDEWNALPMEKFAEVQRGLVAQPTWIIDGNYNSTLQIRLEACDTVVLMDVSTPAALWGIFSRQIRHGAGHKGNGVHNRITWGVIKYVATYRRKMRPRVMAKIEEFAAGHAEVVLLTSRQHTRRWLHQAAAQHS, encoded by the coding sequence ATGAAGAAGGTCGCCATCGTCGGCTGCGGAGGCAGCGGCAAGTCGGATCTTGCCCGCAAGCTGGCCAAGATCCTGGATGCTCCAGTGACGCATCTGGATGCCGCGTTCTACGACGACGAGTGGAACGCCTTGCCCATGGAGAAGTTCGCCGAGGTGCAGCGCGGCCTGGTCGCGCAGCCGACGTGGATCATCGACGGCAACTACAACTCCACGCTGCAGATCCGGCTCGAAGCCTGCGACACCGTGGTGCTGATGGACGTCTCGACGCCGGCCGCACTGTGGGGGATCTTTTCCCGACAGATCCGCCACGGCGCCGGACACAAGGGCAACGGGGTGCACAACCGCATCACCTGGGGCGTGATCAAGTACGTGGCGACCTACCGGCGCAAGATGCGACCGCGGGTCATGGCCAAGATCGAGGAATTCGCCGCGGGGCATGCCGAAGTGGTGCTCCTCACCAGCCGCCAGCACACGCGACGCTGGCTGCACCAGGCCGCCGCCCAGCACAGCTGA